One genomic region from Drosophila busckii strain San Diego stock center, stock number 13000-0081.31 chromosome 3R, ASM1175060v1, whole genome shotgun sequence encodes:
- the LOC108602235 gene encoding ADP-ribosylation factor-like protein 8 codes for MLALINRILDWFKSIFWKEEMELTLVGLQFSGKTTFVNVIASGQFAEDMIPTVGFNMRKITKGNVTIKVWDIGGQPRFRSMWERYCRGVNAIVYMVDAADLDKLEASRNELHSLLDKPQLNGIPVLVLGNKRDLPGALDETGLIERMNLSSIQDREICCYSISCKEKDNIDITLQWLIQHSKSQSR; via the exons atgttggcGCTAATAAATAGGATCCTGGACTGGTTCAAGAGCATCTTCTGGAAAGAGGAGATGGAACTCACGTTGGTCGGGCTGCAATTTTCAGGCAAAACGACTTTCGTCAATGTTATTGCA TCCGGCCAATTCGCGGAGGACATGATACCCACAGTGGGCTTCAATATGCGCAAGATAACCAAAGGCAATGTCACCATTAAAGTATGGGATATTGGCGGCCAGCCACGATTCCGTTCCATGTGGGAGCGCTATTGTCGTGGTGTGAATGCCATTGT CTATATGGTGGATGCTGCTGATTTGGATAAGTTAGAAGCGTCGCGCAATGAGCTACACTCGCTGTTGGACAAGCCGCAGCTAAATGGCATTCCAGTGCTCGTCCTGGGCAACAAACGTGATCTTCCAGGAGCTCTAGATGAAACCGGTCTGATTGAGCGCAT gAATCTATCGAGCATACAAGATCGGGAAATATGCTGTTATAGTATTTCATGTAAAGAAAAGGACAACATCGACATAACGCTGCAATGGTTAATTCAGCATTCGAAGAGCCAAAGTCGTTAG
- the LOC108602498 gene encoding pre-mRNA-splicing factor ISY1 homolog — protein sequence MARNAEKAMTTLARWRAAKEDESGEKERRPYLASECSDLPKCEKFRLEIIREISKKVAQIQNAGLGEFRIRDLNDEINKLLREKRHWENQISSLGGPHYRRYGPKMFDAEGREVPGNRGYKYFGAAKDLPGVRELFEQDPPPPPRKTRAELMKDIDAEYYGYRDDEDGVLIPLEEKIERVAMQKAVQEWREKMARDGRIIDDEEEDEEIYPLSGPAREAAEDAKQRATENDPHGLLAPRFTAHVPVPTQQDVQEALLRKRKEELLQKYVGTAN from the exons ATG GCGAGAAATGCAGAGAAAGCAAT GACAACGTTAGCGCGTTGGCGCGCCGCAAAAGAAGATGAATCTGGGGAAAAGGAACGCCGGCCATACTTGGCTTCGGAATGCTCTGATCTGCCCAAGTGTGAGAAGTTTCGACTGGAAATAATACGCGAAATATCCAAAAAAGTAGCACAAATACAGAACG CTGGTTTGGGAGAGTTTCGAATACGTGATCTTAACGATGAGATCAACAAGCTGCTGCGTGAGAAGCGGCACTGGGAGAATCAGATATCCTCCTTAGGCGGTCCACATTATCGACGCTATGGTCCGAAAATGTTTGATGCTGAGGGACGCGAAGTGCCTGGCAATCGAggttacaaatattttggaGCTGCCAAAGATTTACCAGGCGTGCGCGAGCTCTTTGAACAGGATCCACCTCCGCCACCGCGAAAAACGCGTGCCGAATTAATGAAAGACATTGATGCCGAATATTATGGCTATCGTGATGATGAAGATGGCGTGTTAATACCACTGGAGGAGAAGATTGAGCGCGTAGCTATGCAGAAGGCGGTGCAGGAGTGGCGCGAGAAAATGGCACGCGACGGTCGCATTATTGATGACGAAGAGGAAGACGAAGAGATCTATCCCTTGTCTGGACCTGCGCGCGAAGCTGCCGAGGATGCTAAACAACGAGCAACTGAGAACGATCCACATGGTCTGCTGGCGCCACGTTTTACTGCCCATGTGCCCGTGCCTACGCAACAAGATGTGCAAGAGGCGCTGCTGCGTAAGCGTAAGGAGGAACTGTTACAGAAATATGTAGGAACAGCCAAttga